A region of Ischnura elegans unplaced genomic scaffold, ioIscEleg1.1, whole genome shotgun sequence DNA encodes the following proteins:
- the LOC124173652 gene encoding uncharacterized protein LOC124173652: protein MARNGSASVAEEFVEERLLNGFFAGSLVQHKELLDMLEDVDGRVIKERTLLHVGVRLGKSDWVEELLARGADPGITDDRQLNALSSAEDMVRRFPDDVEHLQVLKLVKLVHRRDQVIMHRLESSSGRADHTTPVAGHDQNIDSLKSSVDALRREMKVLLCQLSESLEELKAQVSGPDALLYCLEKAVTSTAEDVTSIKFGLGGEASLSQPTSDPARARQECVDAMMHKTRIVYGDGVDKMHRFYEILYDKDNFTACILRYLSGYDRLKVMVDCDSNTIIRMQEEVVFLDGTQGNGSKWYSFCDFESEIVYLGAKDRSDNSDTYICSGLAWSLSQLSLKLVFDNEGRPYSKGDVEREHEWMRALEEAEERRKRVGGLDWSFNFALNQTTQLAKLCWLAAAVPHIISWLGSTEGRSHLQQHYPLLFSCYTNNAMRALLAKARL from the coding sequence ATGGCAAGAAATGGTTCTGCTAGCGTTGCTGAGGAATTTGTCGAGGAGAGGCTCTTAAATGGCTTTTTTGCTGGCTCATTGGTCCAGCATAAAGAGCTACTGGACATGCTGGAAGATGTGGATGGAAGGGTTATTAAGGAGAGAACTCTCTTGCATGTGGGAGTCAGACTTGGGAAGAGTGATTGGGTGGAGGAGCTGCTGGCGCGAGGGGCTGACCCAGGCATTACAGATGACAGACAACTGAATGCATTGTCTTCGGCTGAGGATATGGTACGGCGTTTCCCTGATGATGTGGAACACTTGCAAGTTCTGAAGTTAGTAAAATTGGTTCACAGGAGGGACCAAGTAATTATGCATCGCCTGGAATCATCCAGTGGGAGGGCTGACCACACAACACCAGTGGCTGGGCATGATCAGAATATTGATTCTCTCAAGTCCTCTGTGGATGCTTTGAGGCGAGAAATGAAAGTTCTTCTGTGCCAGTTGAGTGAATCTTTGGAGGAACTCAAGGCACAAGTTAGTGGACCAGATGCACTGTTGTATTGCCTAGAAAAGGCCGTGACGTCAACAGCAGAGGATGTGACGTCAATCAAGTTTGGGCTTGGTGGGGAGGCATCTTTAAGTCAACCTACATCCGATCCGGCTAGAGCAAGGCAGGAGTGTGTGGACGCCATGATGCATAAGACTAGGATAGTGTATGGAGATGGAGTTGATAAAATGCATAGATTTTATGAGATACTATACGATAAAGACAATTTCACTGCCTGTATTCTTAGATATCTGAGTGGGTATGACCGGTTGAAGGTAATGGTTGATTGTGATTCTAATACAATTATAAGGATGCAGGAGGAGGTAGTGTTTTTGGATGGGACTCAGGGGAATGGGAGTAAATGgtattcattttgtgattttgagagtgaaATTGTATATTTGGGTGCAAAGGATCGATCAGATAATAGTGATACATACATATGTTCTGGGTTAGCTTGGTCCCTCTCTCAATTATCcctgaaattagtttttgataatgaggggAGGCCATATAGCAAGGGAGATGTGGAACGGGAGCATGAGTGGATGAGGGCTctagaggaggcggaggagaggaggaagcgGGTAGGGGGACTAGATTGGAGTTTCAATTTTGCATTGAATCAGACGACTCAGTTGGCGAAGTTGTGTTGGCTAGCTGCTGCTGTCCCTCATATTATCTCTTGGCTTGGATCCACAGAAGGAAGATCTCATCTTCAGCAACATTACCCTCTCCTCTTCTCCTGTTACACCAACAATGCGATGCGAGCACTGCTAGCTAAGGCGAGG